The genomic interval TTTTGCTTTTTCTTCGGGTTTTAATTTGAGTTTTTTCCAGTGTTTCAAGACCTTACCGCTAACTTTTAGAGAGTAGGTCTTCTTTGCTTCACTCCCGGCGAAAGGGATAAAGGCAGATTCGGAAAAAAGTCGTTCTTCTTCTCTATTTTTATAAAAGTGGGTGTTAATGACGTATCCCTCTTTTAATTTCTCAACTTCATAGATCATGATAAAATCAATTTGCAGGGCTTTTAAGATTTTCAAGCAGTCCTTTTCTTTGCAATTACTGGCTTTTAGTTCCCTATTTAGTTTTTCATTGTCATTGGACTGGAAAACTCCGATTTCTTGAATCGAGCCGGTGAGCGTATTTGTTAAATCCTGAGCCTCCTTATCCTTCAGTCCATTCGGTTGTAAAATCGCCAGAATGGGCTTTTCTTTGGGGTTTTCTAATTGGAACCCGGAGTTGGATAGAAAATAGGAAGCAGCCCGGATATCGTCATCATCCAGACTATGTCTATCCAGAGGTTCCGGTTGGATAAATTCCAGTTCTTTCAGGGGATAGGTATTTGATTCTTTTAAAGAATTCTGTGTATGAAGGCAGATACCGCTGAGTTCTGTTTTTATATCAGTGAGAAGGGTCCCATTTTTTAGTTGAATTGTATCTGCAAATAGGGAAGAAAAGGAGAACAAAAGGAAGTATATCAGGGTTCGTTTTTTTATGTGTAGTAACATTTTTTATCTCAAGAATTTCATATGGGACTGTAGGGGTAAAAATGCGAAACTTTTTTTTAAAAAAAAGGAACCTTTCTCAATTTATGCTTTCTAATTAATCATAAAAAGGAGCTTAACTTTATGAAAAAACTTTTGAGTATCTTACTTGTTTTGGGTTTTGTTACAGTTGTTTCGGCCAAAGGCCATGGAAAGCATTTTAAAGAGATGGATGCCGATAAAAACGGAAAAATTTCTCTGGATGAATTCAAAAATGCAAAGGGCAAATGGTTTGAAAAAATTGATGCAAACAAAGATGGCACTCTAAGCAAGGAAGAAGTCCAAAAGCATCACGAGTCCAGAAAAGGTAAAGGCAAAGGAAAGCACAAAGGAAAAGGAAAAGATAAAGGCAAAGATAAGAAAAATTGCTTTGATGAAATGGACAAGGATAAAGATGGAAAAGTAACCAAAGACGAATTCGTAGGTCATAAAGAAGGTCGTTTTAAGAAAATGGATAAAAATGGTGATGGCTTCATTACAAAAGATGAAATGAAAGGAAAGCGCAAAGGCCATCATAAAGGAAAGGGTAAAGGAAAGGGAAAAGGTAAAGGAAAGAATAAGGATAAAAACAAAGCTAAAGATAAAGACGACGATAAAGACTAATTCCCCTCTCCGGACCGGTGGTTTAACTGCCGGTCTATCTCGATTTTTCCTTCCAAAAAGACGGGTCGTTATTTACCTCACATTTCCCATTCAGAAACAGGCTGAAAAAGGTCGATTTAAGCATTTATCTCTGTAGGAGGAATTCGCTACGACACGGTCCCGGATGTTAGATACTATGCTCTTACTTTCGCCTTTAAGAAAAGTAATGGAATTGAGGATGAAAGCACAGGAACTTTCAGGGTATATAATCATTAGCTTATCATCTATAAAGGATGGTACATTAGATAAGTTTATAAAAGCTCCTTCTTATGTGTTATCCGATCAGGTAAGTTATTATTCATCTAATATATTCTTAATTTCAAAAATCTCTCTTAGAATTTTTGAGTAGACATTAATGTAGACTATTATATAGCTAATATAATACTTGTATGAAAAGATATTTTGAATATTGTGATGAGAAATCTTCGAAGTTTTGGGAAATAGAATTTACAAAAGAAAATGAATATCAAATTCGGTTTGGTAAAACAGGTTCGGAGGGAACAACTCAAATAAAAAGCTTTGATTCAAAAAAAAATCGTGATACCGAGGCTAATAAATTAATTAACACGAAAATTAAAAAAGGTTATCAAGAAACTAAAGACAGGTTAAAAAAAGCTTCACAAGCCAAAAAGGATTTAATAAAAGAGACACATAAACCGGAAAAAGTATTTAAAACAGTTTCGGCATTTTTGAAATCCATAAATAAGCTTTTAGTTGAATTTCAGGTTGGAGATTTCGATTTAAACTACGAACATTATTGCGAAATGGGTGTTAGCGATTTCTGTGTTACTTCGGGGTACTGGCTTTGTTCAATCAGTAATACCGGTCATGATCACATTGGAATCATGCCCGTTTTAAATCGTCCGGTAAATCAATGGCCTGTTGGATATCTTGATCAAAACGAAGGAACTCTAAGTACGTTTGCTTCAAGTGTAAAAACATGGTTGCCAGGATACTTAATTGCCGAATCCCAAAAAGGCTGGCATTTTCAGGAAAACTTTGAAGAAAATCGGGATGAAATTATTAAAATATTAAAACCATTTTTAGCCAAACGTTCTAGGGAGTTTGTAGATTTATTGATTGCAAATTCTTCAACTTCAAAATTATACGAAATTGTAGAACCGGGTTCCTTTCTTCATGAGTATCATATACTACTTGAAAAAGAAAAATTTAGCTTAAATGAGTGGAAAAAATATCTTAAGAAATATCCATTTTTTAATGAACCACTTTTACATATTCTTAACTTGGATAAAGCTGATAAGGTAATTTACGAAAAACTTTTAAACTGCATCTTACGTCATGATTTGGGTAGCTATTCGTTTAAACTTTTAAAAATGAATGCCAAAAAAATGTGCACTCTATTCTCAGAAAATGAAACCCCACTTTATCCTTTACTTTTAAATTTTAAAAATAATAAGAAAAAATACATTCCTATGGCAGATGCCTTTTTCGAGGCCGGGAAATATTATCAAAAATTAAAACAGTATTGGAAAGCTTATTGTTGTTTTGATAATAGTATTTGGGCTGAGCGATGTGAAACAGAAGAGTTTAGAGAAGATGCATATATTGAACAAATTAAAGTAGCAAAACTTTTAAATGATGAAGTATTTTATTCTCAATACGAGGGGGCCTGTTTGCCCGAAAAGTTAAAGAGTGATAATAATGATGAATCATCGACAACTTTAAAGGAATTAATCGAATCATTTAAAGAACATCGGGTTCCTGAGCCCCTGGCTAAACTTGCCGTTTTTTGGGATGATTTAGGAACCTACTTTTGCGATGAGTTTGAATTACAGGCAGATAAATATGATATGGCGAAGGCCTGGTTTAAAGAAAATAAAAAGGGATATTCGAAAATTATTCCGTTCGGAGTTGATGGAACGGGTGCTTTATTTGCATTTTGGTTATATAAAAGTGGCATTACTACAGAAAACGCTCCGGTGGTTTATCTTGGCTCGGAAGGTATTGGAAATACGGTTTTAGCCGAAAATATTCTAGATTTTATGCAGATTTTAACCGCCAATCGTGCCTATATTCCATACGATAAAGCTTTTTTTGAGTACAACGATGAATATAAGACTGAAAATAACAAATACAGAAAATGGCTTAAAAAGGAGTTTGGTTTAGAAGTAATTAAAAACCCTACAGAAAAATGGAAGCAAGCGGTTGCAAAATTTCCATCTTTCGAACAATGGATTACAACGATTTTGAAATGAATTAATTTGTTTAGTCCCTATTATTCTCGGTAATAAAACCAGATTCGATTCAAGTATTTATCTCTGTAAGAGAAATAGCCTTTTTCTATAAAGCTATATTCCGGCTGAAAAAAAGCAGGAAGATCGGGCTTTTTTGCCCGGTTTAGACTGAATGTCAGATTCCCCGGCTGTGCCGGGCAGTGACCCTCAAGAGAATCAAAGAAAATTCGAATTTTATCATCCAGTATAATTTCAGCATGTTGTTTTTTGCATACAATAATTTTTCCCTGAAAGGTTTCGGAATAAATATTTGCAGATTCTTTACAGTCTGAGGATGCAAGGTTTACTGCATAAAATGCT from Leptospiraceae bacterium carries:
- a CDS encoding EF-hand domain-containing protein, which encodes MKKLLSILLVLGFVTVVSAKGHGKHFKEMDADKNGKISLDEFKNAKGKWFEKIDANKDGTLSKEEVQKHHESRKGKGKGKHKGKGKDKGKDKKNCFDEMDKDKDGKVTKDEFVGHKEGRFKKMDKNGDGFITKDEMKGKRKGHHKGKGKGKGKGKGKNKDKNKAKDKDDDKD
- a CDS encoding WGR domain-containing protein — protein: MKRYFEYCDEKSSKFWEIEFTKENEYQIRFGKTGSEGTTQIKSFDSKKNRDTEANKLINTKIKKGYQETKDRLKKASQAKKDLIKETHKPEKVFKTVSAFLKSINKLLVEFQVGDFDLNYEHYCEMGVSDFCVTSGYWLCSISNTGHDHIGIMPVLNRPVNQWPVGYLDQNEGTLSTFASSVKTWLPGYLIAESQKGWHFQENFEENRDEIIKILKPFLAKRSREFVDLLIANSSTSKLYEIVEPGSFLHEYHILLEKEKFSLNEWKKYLKKYPFFNEPLLHILNLDKADKVIYEKLLNCILRHDLGSYSFKLLKMNAKKMCTLFSENETPLYPLLLNFKNNKKKYIPMADAFFEAGKYYQKLKQYWKAYCCFDNSIWAERCETEEFREDAYIEQIKVAKLLNDEVFYSQYEGACLPEKLKSDNNDESSTTLKELIESFKEHRVPEPLAKLAVFWDDLGTYFCDEFELQADKYDMAKAWFKENKKGYSKIIPFGVDGTGALFAFWLYKSGITTENAPVVYLGSEGIGNTVLAENILDFMQILTANRAYIPYDKAFFEYNDEYKTENNKYRKWLKKEFGLEVIKNPTEKWKQAVAKFPSFEQWITTILK